The Dreissena polymorpha isolate Duluth1 chromosome 10, UMN_Dpol_1.0, whole genome shotgun sequence genome includes a region encoding these proteins:
- the LOC127848734 gene encoding uncharacterized protein LOC127848734 isoform X2, with product MAYGGSNTKLDTLNDIQKTLEDATDKLITNSAESTRFYRETKQQISRLPDIKKEYIVFKTEMIIDAACELRKSVDSVEKQAVDIQMLALKELADVPKREHTGRKFIDRDSGLGLSVDSTVLLASTSSFIAHPSDDMTDSVDFITMDPITLDK from the exons ATGGCATACGGTGGGTCAAACACGAAACTAGATACATTAAATGATATTCAAAAAACGCTAGAGGACGCTACAGATAAACTAATAACTAACAGTGCCGAAAGTACAAGGTTTTACAGAGAAACCAAGCAGCAAATTAGTCGTTTACCAGACATTAAGAAggaatatattgttttcaaaacagAGATG ATCATCGATGCAGCATGTGAGCTACGCAAATCTGTGGACAGCGTTGAGAAACAGGCTGTGGATATACAAATGTTGGCGCTAAAAGAGCTTGCCGATGTGCCGAAAAGAGAACACACGGGACGAAaattta TTGACAGAGACAGTGGTCTGGGTCTGTCCGTCG aTTCGACAGTTTTATTG GCTTCCACATCTTCCTTTATTGCCCATCCATCGGATGACATGACGGATAGCGTGGACTTCATTACGATGGACCCAATAACACTGGACAAATAA